The genomic window TAACCTAACATAGCTACCGTTATGGAGCAATCAGCCGCTGAGGAGCTATTTCCAGACTGGTACACCAAGTGATCTTGAGCAAGAGTGCCACTCTAACGCAAGTACGGTGTCAGCGCCATGTAGCGGCTCGCGTTTGGCAACGATCCAGGAGGAGCCGCGCTTGATTTCGCAATGTCCAGAACAACGCGTGGGTTGTACTCGGTTCTGTCAGAAGATGCCGTACGAGCGGGATCCAAAGAGGTGGTACCGAGTAAAGGCTACATCGATTTTAAGTTATGCTAAGGTCCGTCGTTGCTGAGTGGATTCATCGAGAGCATATTtatgcgtatgtatgtgtgtgtgtttgtgtgcacacgcgtgtttttgtgcgtgcgtgctttcTCCTAACTGAAGCGACCACTATCCGAGTGGTCACTTCGGCACGCCCTGTACAAataggcaagaaagaaaaaacgagTGGGTGGACTTGTCCTGCGGACTCGCTGCTAGAGCAGGACATCGATGATAAGGGATTTCCCCGAGAGCTTTTGCGCTTTTGTCTCTGAGTGTGTGTAGTAGTTGTAAATTCAGTATTGAGAGCTTATTCGCTCTACCCTTCTTACCCGCATGAGGGGCACTCCCGAAGGCACACGTTCGCAAGGACCGCTGGCTGCATCGCAAGCGGAGTTTCAGGTATAAAAGCACCGCGCATCCGTTTAGAGTCCGCAATCTTCCCTGGAGTCAGTTATCTTCATCTCAGTGGGGCAAGTAGCTGTAAGAAAAAACTGCCATGAACGCTCTCGTGAGTATGTGGGCCTAACTGGACAAACGTGGTGGACGTTTTGATGCTACTCTGCATGCCGATCGTTCTGAAGTACTTGGACTCTACCCTCGTGGGTCTTTCAGAGTTGTGCACAAAATGAGTTAACTAGAGAAGTTTGGTTCAAATCGCACACCATTTATAGATTGCCGCTTGGAAGCCGTTGTCTACTGGATATGTTGCACGCAGACCTATTCGTGATACTGTTTTCGATTCCTGAAATCAGACTCATTTTCAAAaagcttttcatttttttagatCGTGAGCGTAGTCTGCAATGACTGAATTGTTCGAAGTACTAGTTAAAGAGGGTAGTTCGAAAACGATCAGATAGGTTGGTTTCTCACGTACTCCAGGCCGCTGTCGGGGCCGATAAACCTGTTATATTTGGAATGATAAAAGGAACTACCGCTTCTACGGATGTCGTTGACTTCAACCCACATATTTATAACTAAAGGTGCTGTCAGCTAATAACGATAGGtgaagtgtgtaataaatgtatACAGTGTATTCTATTAGTGGTTTATAGGCAGTCAAGTTTAAAAATGAGTTATGGCATGATACAGGTGTCTGAGAGTAGGTTCTGTTAAATTTCTTACGGCAATATACTTCCTATTCTTTGCTGTGCTCATTTATTATTCACAGTAGACAAACGAACGTAAAACGCAACTTCAATGCGTTAAACCGAGACATAAAATCACTCATCGGTGTAAAACAGGTTTTAATTTTTAAAGATATATCTAACGAACCTGCGAAAATATTTCCACTCACTATTATTCATATTCGCGGCAAGTGATAAATTTGCTTTCCTTACTTTACATGTTTTTTTTGTACTAACTTGTTAATTCGAGGCTGCTACAATCAGGAAAGAAAGTTTGCCTAAGACCGTTTGCTATATGCCGGTATATATTGTTAAGCGTTCTCTTACGTCTGTTTCGTAATGTCCTAGGTTTATTGGGTCTACGGTATACCAAAACAAGTTTACAGGAGGACAGTTCGAACTGTAGTCGCAATTATTGTCTGTTTTATCAAGTTGTGCTCCCAATTGCGCCTCATTATTGTTATTCTACCTGTTCTTCGTTTTTTAACGTCATTTCCTGAGCCGCTGATAATGATGTACGCACCTGACAGTCTGCCCTATAAACGCGTGATCTTAACTGGCTTTTCCAACAACGACTAAGTAGAGTAAACGTTGTAAACGCACATGGTTGCAGCTTTTGTATAAATTGACCCGTGTTGTTAAGATCCCACGCTTACCTTTCCGCAGCTTACTGTTCTCGTCGGCTTGATTTCGGCTGCTTCGGCCGGCTTCATCGGTGGTGGCCACGGCGCGGTACCCAGCATAGGCTACAGCTCTGGCTACGGGGCCGGCTACGGCTCGAGCTCTGCCTATAGCTCTACCGGCACTGGTCTTTCCGTCGCTGCTGCTCCAGTTGCAGTCGCCAGACCAGTCGCAGCCGTACCAGCTCGTACCTCAACATCTTACGGCACAACGACCACCACCGTGACTACCCTACACGGCGCAGGAGCTAGTGGTCACGGTTATGGCACTGGTCTTGGATATGGCACCGGTGGTCTGGTTTACGCGGCCAGCACCGGCCTCGGTGGAGCTGGTCTTGGGTTCGGTTCGGGCTATGGCGTCAGTGTTGCCGCAGTACCTGGCGTCGTACGCCCCACTGTCACCGTGGCTGCTGCACCGGCTGTCGCTGTGGCGCGTCCCGTCTCTGTAGCCGCTCCGGCTGTGTCAGTGGCTCGCCCAGTGGCTGTGGCTGCTGCTCCGGCCGTTCCCCTGGCACGTCCCGTCACTTTCGCTACTCCAGCTGTGTCTGTGGCTGCTGCTCCGGCCGTTTCTCTGGCTCGGCCAGTTGCTGTCGCTGCTCCGGCTGTAGCTGTCACTCGCCCAGTGGCTCAGCCAGTAGCCGTCGCTGTCCCTGCTGTGTCCACTGTGGCGGTGGGTCCGGCTGTAGCGGTCGGAAGTGGACTGAGTGGTCTTGGCGCTGGTTTCGGTGTCCCTGGAGCTTTCGGTGGTGTCGGTTACAGCTCAGGCTATGGTGCCGGCTACGGCGCTGGCTACGGTCGCGGCTATGGCTCCATCTATGGTGCTGGTATCGGCATGCTCGGTGTCACATACGTCAAAGGAGCCAAGTGGTAGTAAGTGTGCGTTTTTTAGAAGGATATATTTTGTCTGCCCCATGCCAATATTTCATTGCTTACTAATCAGCAGAAGTACCTGTACTTGCGTATAGGTTATTGTATTGTGTTCATTTATTTTCCCCTCGCGATATGCATTCATTTCCCTAAGCTGAATGAATCACGTTCGCTCAGCCCAAAATAGCGGAGCAAATGTGTTACTGGCAGTAAAGAGCGAAAAAATACACAGTAAAGTCAGACCGAAAACAATTTCCAACGTGTAAAACTTTATGCAGTGACTGGCATCATCCGAAATTGTTCATAACGCATTTGGCTCACACAAACCAGGAGGTACTGAGTGCATGAACTCTGCCACGCAGTTTCATTCTAACATGGCCATTGCCTTTCAAAGATGCATGTCGTAAACGTACAAACATATATATTGTTAATTAGAAATCCGTCTGCTCTAAAGTAACCGCTAATTATTCTGCAGCTTAAAGATTTTCACACGTTTTTCAACCACGCAAGAAGATACAGCGTTAGTATGAATTGGCAGTTTTTGTCAGGGTATCGCCATTCAATTTGTAACCACCTTCATCTCATTTTTATACGATTACTACGAATGCAACCTCATTAGTTACATGGTTGTGGGATATCTAATTATttgcaatttttgttttttttccagaACACCCATGAAACACTTGTTCCTCTTCGACCATCACAAAATATGTATGTGGACTTATGTATTTTTAACTTATTTGAGAACGCACATGTAAGGAGGCCTACGATTTCACAACCTGCAGCTGGGAATATGTGCTCATGAAAGTTACagcaataaaataatttttgtgtAAGCTCTATTGCATTCTTTTTAATTTATGGGCAACCcttgctaataataataatatttctaGTAAATGGTGAAACACAAAATTGAgcagcaataattttttttctagttacaACTAGCGCTGCGATGTATGTTTCGTTGCAGTGTAACGTGAATGTGTTTTTAACAAGTTTACTTGAGTGTGCTGAGAATGAGCCTGGCTAATTGGGATGCCTGATTATTAAGACCGGTAGTAAAGGAGAACTGTGAAAGAACCTGGCAtgatgaaaaaaatcacagcatatatccacagagtgaatgacgaTTAGcgcggcgaagcgtccgtcagcccgtccgt from Rhipicephalus microplus isolate Deutch F79 chromosome 7, USDA_Rmic, whole genome shotgun sequence includes these protein-coding regions:
- the LOC119179902 gene encoding uncharacterized protein LOC119179902, producing the protein MNALLTVLVGLISAASAGFIGGGHGAVPSIGYSSGYGAGYGSSSAYSSTGTGLSVAAAPVAVARPVAAVPARTSTSYGTTTTTVTTLHGAGASGHGYGTGLGYGTGGLVYAASTGLGGAGLGFGSGYGVSVAAVPGVVRPTVTVAAAPAVAVARPVSVAAPAVSVARPVAVAAAPAVPLARPVTFATPAVSVAAAPAVSLARPVAVAAPAVAVTRPVAQPVAVAVPAVSTVAVGPAVAVGSGLSGLGAGFGVPGAFGGVGYSSGYGAGYGAGYGRGYGSIYGAGIGMLGVTYVKGAKW